Proteins from a genomic interval of Xanthomonas sp. AM6:
- a CDS encoding WYL domain-containing protein → MASPASRMLRLIALLQTRRVWPGAELAERLGVDRRSLRRDVERLRGLGYPVRASSGVGGGYQLAAGAQMLPLLFEEDEAVAVAVALRAAAASMGGLEDTALRVLAKLDPLLPARVRQRAGALHAVTVSLGHDLPVPDTHLLIGIAGACRDRRLLGFAYRDHQGRASQRWLEPLRLVNYGRRWYLLGWDRDRADWRTFRVDRIDPPLALGGPVAARLPPRDPAAMVRQAISVAPFPVQLRVRLRGDPAALAARIPPWCGMLETDGDGGCVLSMGAESPAWLAAELLTLGMPFEPIDGQALRPALLAALRDVAACIDGDTQ, encoded by the coding sequence ATGGCATCTCCCGCGTCCCGCATGCTGCGCCTGATCGCTTTGCTGCAGACCCGCCGGGTCTGGCCGGGCGCGGAACTGGCCGAGCGCCTGGGCGTGGACCGGCGCAGCCTGCGCCGCGACGTGGAGCGGCTGCGCGGCCTGGGCTATCCGGTGCGCGCCTCGTCCGGGGTCGGCGGCGGCTACCAGCTGGCGGCCGGCGCGCAGATGCTGCCGCTGCTGTTCGAAGAGGACGAGGCGGTGGCGGTCGCGGTGGCGCTGCGCGCGGCCGCGGCCAGCATGGGCGGGCTGGAGGACACCGCGCTGCGGGTGCTGGCCAAGCTGGACCCGCTGCTGCCGGCGCGGGTGCGGCAGCGCGCCGGCGCGCTGCATGCGGTGACCGTGTCGCTGGGGCACGACCTGCCGGTGCCGGACACCCACCTGCTGATCGGCATCGCCGGCGCCTGCCGCGACCGGCGCCTGCTCGGGTTCGCCTACCGCGACCACCAGGGCCGGGCCAGCCAGCGCTGGCTCGAGCCGCTGCGCCTGGTCAACTACGGGCGCCGCTGGTACCTGCTGGGCTGGGACCGCGACCGGGCCGACTGGCGCACGTTCCGGGTCGACCGCATCGACCCGCCGCTGGCCCTGGGCGGTCCGGTCGCGGCGCGGCTGCCGCCGCGCGATCCGGCGGCGATGGTGCGCCAGGCGATCAGCGTCGCGCCGTTCCCGGTGCAGTTGCGGGTGCGCCTGCGCGGCGATCCGGCCGCGCTGGCCGCACGCATCCCGCCGTGGTGCGGGATGCTGGAGACGGACGGGGACGGCGGCTGCGTGCTGTCGATGGGCGCCGAGTCGCCGGCCTGGCTGGCGGCCGAACTGCTGACGTTGGGGATGCCGTTCGAGCCGATCGACGGGCAGGCGCTGCGGCCGGCGCTGCTGGCGGCGTTGCGCGATGTAGCGGCCTGCATCGATGGCGATACCCAGTGA
- a CDS encoding glutathione S-transferase N-terminal domain-containing protein, whose product MAASLRMRNTLTLFSSTDDVLCHRVRLVLAAKGVTYDFVAVDPQNPPEDLIDLNPYHSVPTLVERELVLYAASVVSEYLDERYPHPPLMPVDPLSRARLRLAMLRIEHDWVPQVQAIQLGNKAQAEAGRKRLKELLTASVPLFKASKFFLNPEMSLADCAMAPIIWRLQALDIPLPKDGKAIEDYGNRIFRNPGFIRSLTDQEKKLRELPA is encoded by the coding sequence ATGGCGGCGAGTTTGCGCATGCGAAATACCTTGACGTTGTTTTCCTCCACGGATGATGTCCTGTGCCACCGGGTGCGCCTGGTGCTGGCGGCCAAGGGCGTGACCTACGATTTCGTGGCGGTGGATCCGCAGAATCCTCCGGAAGACCTGATCGACCTCAATCCCTACCACTCGGTGCCGACCCTGGTGGAGCGCGAACTGGTGCTGTACGCCGCCTCGGTGGTCAGCGAATACCTGGACGAGCGCTACCCGCATCCGCCGCTGATGCCGGTGGACCCGCTGTCGCGCGCGCGCCTGCGCCTGGCCATGCTGCGCATCGAACACGACTGGGTGCCGCAGGTGCAGGCCATCCAGCTCGGCAACAAGGCCCAGGCCGAGGCCGGGCGCAAGCGGCTCAAGGAGCTGCTGACCGCCTCGGTGCCGCTGTTCAAGGCCAGCAAGTTCTTCCTCAATCCGGAAATGAGCCTGGCCGATTGCGCGATGGCGCCGATCATCTGGCGCCTGCAGGCCCTGGACATCCCGCTGCCCAAGGACGGCAAGGCGATCGAGGACTACGGCAACCGCATCTTCCGCAATCCCGGTTTCATCCGCAGCCTGACCGACCAGGAAAAGAAACTGCGCGAGCTGCCGGCCTGA
- the miaB gene encoding tRNA (N6-isopentenyl adenosine(37)-C2)-methylthiotransferase MiaB, translated as MTGTVLHPLPSAGTPAAALPVRGKLYIKTHGCQMNEYDSAKMADVLAAAEGLELTDNPEEADVVLVNTCSIREKAQEKVFSQLGRWKALKAGGKPVIIGVGGCVASQEGEAIVKRAPYVDLVFGPQTLHRLPELIRARRESGKSQVDISFPEVEKFDRLPEPRAEGPSAFVSIMEGCSKYCSFCVVPYTRGEEISRPFEDVLVEVAQLAAQGVREINLLGQNVNAYRGPYADAEAGEQPQYADLGLLIRSIAQIEGIGRIRFTTSHPLEFSDSLVDAYRDVPQLANYLHLPVQAGSDRILSAMKRGYTALEFKQKIRKLRAVRPDISISSDFIVGFPGETDADFDKTMKLIEDVGFDQSFSFIYSRRPGTPAADLEDDTPDAVKHARLARLQAHINAHSLQISREMVGSVQTVLVEGPSKKNPAELTGKTENMRSVNFPGHPRLIGQFVEVAITEALSNSLRGRLTAVDTTAGI; from the coding sequence ATGACCGGGACCGTCCTGCATCCCCTGCCCTCCGCCGGCACGCCGGCCGCTGCGCTGCCGGTGCGCGGCAAGCTGTACATCAAGACCCACGGTTGCCAGATGAACGAGTACGACTCGGCCAAGATGGCCGACGTGCTCGCCGCCGCCGAGGGCCTGGAGCTGACCGACAACCCGGAGGAAGCCGACGTGGTGCTGGTCAACACCTGCTCGATCCGCGAGAAGGCGCAGGAGAAGGTGTTCAGCCAGCTCGGCCGCTGGAAGGCGCTCAAGGCCGGCGGCAAGCCGGTGATCATCGGCGTCGGCGGCTGCGTGGCGTCGCAGGAGGGCGAGGCGATCGTCAAGCGCGCGCCGTACGTGGACCTGGTGTTCGGCCCGCAGACCCTGCACCGCCTGCCGGAACTGATCCGCGCGCGGCGCGAATCGGGCAAGTCGCAGGTGGACATCAGCTTCCCCGAGGTGGAGAAGTTCGACCGCCTGCCCGAGCCGCGCGCCGAGGGCCCGTCGGCGTTCGTGTCGATCATGGAGGGCTGCTCCAAGTACTGCTCGTTCTGCGTGGTGCCCTACACCCGCGGCGAGGAGATCAGCCGGCCGTTCGAGGACGTGCTGGTGGAAGTGGCGCAGCTGGCCGCGCAGGGCGTGCGCGAGATCAACCTGCTCGGCCAGAACGTCAACGCCTACCGCGGGCCGTACGCCGACGCCGAGGCCGGCGAGCAGCCGCAGTACGCCGACCTGGGCCTGCTGATCCGCAGCATCGCGCAGATCGAGGGCATCGGCCGCATCCGTTTCACCACCTCGCATCCGCTGGAGTTCAGCGACTCGCTGGTGGACGCCTACCGCGACGTGCCGCAGCTGGCCAACTACCTGCACCTGCCGGTGCAGGCCGGCAGCGACCGCATCCTCAGCGCGATGAAGCGCGGCTACACCGCGCTGGAGTTCAAGCAGAAGATCCGCAAGCTGCGCGCGGTGCGCCCGGACATCTCGATCAGCTCGGACTTCATCGTCGGTTTCCCCGGCGAGACCGACGCCGACTTCGACAAGACCATGAAGCTGATCGAGGACGTGGGCTTCGACCAGAGCTTCTCCTTCATCTATTCGCGGCGCCCGGGCACGCCCGCCGCCGACCTGGAAGACGACACGCCCGACGCGGTCAAGCACGCGCGGCTGGCGCGGCTGCAGGCGCACATCAACGCGCATTCGCTGCAGATCTCGCGCGAGATGGTCGGCAGCGTGCAGACCGTGCTGGTCGAAGGCCCGTCGAAGAAGAACCCGGCCGAGCTGACCGGCAAGACCGAGAACATGCGCTCGGTGAACTTCCCCGGCCACCCGCGCCTGATCGGCCAGTTCGTCGAGGTGGCGATCACCGAGGCGCTGAGCAATTCGCTGCGCGGGCGCCTCACGGCGGTGGACACGACGGCTGGCATCTAG
- a CDS encoding cytochrome c1, translating into MSKRLIATLAGFAAALLLSVSALAAEGGATQQAGNDLGDRASLQRGAKLFMNYCSGCHSLKYLRYSRMAEDLGLSEEEVMNNLNFTGAKVGEHIEAAMPHDAAGKWFGKAPPDLSLIARVRGTDWVYTYLKSFYLDQSRPLGWNNKLFANASMPNPLWELQGLQQPVYGKAEQAGMDKPVERLQLATPGKETPAQFDQTVRDISNFLEYAGEPAALKRQSLGVWVVLFLALLTFLAYLLKKEYWKDVH; encoded by the coding sequence ATGAGCAAGCGCCTGATCGCCACCCTGGCCGGTTTCGCCGCCGCCCTGCTGCTGTCCGTCTCGGCACTGGCCGCCGAGGGCGGCGCCACCCAGCAGGCCGGCAACGACCTCGGCGACCGCGCCTCGCTGCAGCGCGGCGCCAAGCTGTTCATGAACTACTGCTCCGGCTGCCATTCGCTGAAATACCTGCGCTATTCGCGCATGGCCGAGGACCTGGGCCTGAGCGAGGAAGAGGTGATGAACAACCTCAACTTCACCGGCGCCAAGGTCGGCGAGCACATCGAGGCGGCGATGCCGCACGATGCGGCGGGCAAGTGGTTCGGCAAGGCGCCGCCGGACCTGAGCCTGATCGCGCGGGTGCGCGGCACCGACTGGGTCTACACCTACCTCAAGTCGTTCTACCTGGACCAGTCGCGTCCGCTGGGCTGGAACAACAAGCTGTTCGCCAACGCCTCGATGCCCAATCCGCTGTGGGAACTGCAGGGCCTGCAGCAGCCGGTCTACGGCAAGGCCGAGCAGGCCGGCATGGACAAGCCGGTGGAGCGGCTGCAGCTGGCCACGCCGGGCAAGGAAACCCCGGCGCAGTTCGACCAGACGGTCCGCGACATCAGCAATTTCCTCGAATACGCCGGCGAACCGGCGGCGCTGAAGCGGCAGAGCCTGGGCGTGTGGGTGGTGCTGTTCCTGGCCCTGCTGACCTTCCTGGCCTATCTGCTGAAGAAGGAATACTGGAAGGACGTGCACTGA
- a CDS encoding ClpXP protease specificity-enhancing factor, translating to MTDDISRMTSHRPYLLRALVEWINDNGMTPHILVDAGLPNVQVPPSAVKDGRVVLNIAERAVVRLQIDNDGVSFTARFGGVSYPVQVPMAAVLAVYARETGQGMALPDDIHGATEPPGDDPPPPRPTGSDEGAGKRPHLRVVK from the coding sequence ATGACCGACGATATTTCCCGCATGACCAGCCATCGCCCGTACCTGCTGCGGGCGCTGGTGGAGTGGATCAACGACAACGGCATGACCCCGCACATCCTGGTGGATGCGGGCCTGCCCAACGTGCAGGTGCCGCCGAGCGCGGTCAAGGACGGCCGGGTGGTGCTCAATATCGCCGAGCGCGCGGTGGTGCGCCTGCAGATCGACAACGACGGGGTCAGCTTCACCGCCCGCTTCGGCGGCGTCAGCTATCCGGTGCAGGTGCCGATGGCCGCGGTGCTGGCGGTCTACGCGCGCGAGACCGGGCAGGGCATGGCGCTGCCGGACGACATCCACGGCGCCACCGAGCCGCCGGGCGACGACCCCCCGCCGCCGCGTCCGACCGGGTCGGACGAAGGTGCCGGCAAGCGGCCGCATCTGCGCGTGGTGAAGTAG
- a CDS encoding lytic transglycosylase domain-containing protein: MKGMVGLLGLAIATLSASPASAGTLYKCIGGDGVPSYVSKRVAGASCSVVSRYVPDRSTARAVPAPVAAPGSAERAPSRSVIALATPQSGAPATIISTPVAAPAPVAASAAPRSVAPVAAGTGAAPRRVVSGQVYSYMKDGVRHYTSARPTQVASLGAVRTIHYSFIETCYACANPGLNFGAVRLNTTAYQSEIAAAAREYGVDEAVVRAIIHAESAYNPMALSRAGAQGLMQLMPPTARRFGVSDSFDAAQNIRGGVQYLAWLLKRFNGNLTLAAAGYNAGEGAVDKHGGVPPYSETQRYVQRVGVLADRYRGVLAAAH; this comes from the coding sequence ATGAAGGGGATGGTGGGGCTTCTGGGGCTGGCAATCGCCACGCTGTCGGCATCGCCGGCCAGCGCCGGCACCCTGTACAAGTGCATCGGCGGCGACGGCGTGCCCAGCTACGTCAGCAAGCGCGTGGCCGGCGCCAGCTGCAGCGTGGTCAGCCGCTATGTGCCCGACCGCAGCACCGCACGCGCGGTGCCCGCGCCTGTCGCGGCGCCCGGTTCCGCCGAACGCGCGCCCAGTCGGAGCGTCATCGCCCTGGCCACGCCGCAGTCCGGCGCCCCGGCCACCATCATCAGCACGCCGGTCGCGGCCCCGGCCCCGGTCGCCGCCAGCGCCGCGCCCAGAAGCGTGGCGCCGGTGGCTGCGGGCACTGGCGCCGCGCCGCGGCGGGTGGTCAGCGGCCAGGTCTATTCCTACATGAAGGACGGCGTGCGCCACTACACCAGCGCGCGCCCGACCCAGGTCGCGAGCCTCGGCGCGGTGCGCACCATCCACTACAGCTTCATCGAGACCTGCTACGCCTGCGCCAATCCCGGACTCAACTTCGGCGCGGTGCGGTTGAACACCACCGCCTACCAGAGCGAGATCGCCGCCGCCGCGCGCGAGTACGGGGTCGACGAGGCGGTGGTGCGCGCGATCATCCATGCCGAGTCGGCGTACAACCCGATGGCGCTGAGCCGCGCCGGCGCGCAGGGCCTGATGCAGCTGATGCCGCCGACCGCGCGCCGCTTCGGGGTCAGCGATTCGTTCGATGCGGCGCAGAACATCCGCGGCGGCGTGCAGTACCTGGCCTGGTTGCTGAAGCGCTTCAACGGCAACCTGACCCTGGCCGCCGCCGGCTACAACGCCGGCGAGGGCGCGGTGGACAAGCATGGCGGGGTGCCGCCGTACAGCGAGACGCAGCGCTACGTGCAGCGGGTCGGCGTGCTGGCCGACCGCTACCGCGGCGTGCTGGCGGCGGCGCATTGA
- a CDS encoding DUF3301 domain-containing protein — translation MPSLILMMIAGAAVFAFWNASRAAAERAEALGRNACKAADVQWLDQSVHGTGLRLRRLPSGWLGFERTFRFDYSYDGVDRHSGRLVLLGDQLIAFTGPSVATVTALHEPREPRD, via the coding sequence ATGCCCAGCCTGATCCTGATGATGATTGCCGGCGCCGCGGTGTTCGCGTTCTGGAACGCGTCGCGTGCCGCCGCCGAACGTGCCGAGGCCCTCGGCCGCAATGCCTGCAAGGCCGCCGACGTGCAGTGGCTGGACCAGAGCGTGCACGGCACCGGCCTGCGCCTGCGGCGCCTGCCCAGCGGTTGGCTGGGTTTCGAGCGGACCTTCCGTTTCGATTATTCCTACGATGGGGTCGATCGCCACAGCGGCCGCCTGGTGCTGCTCGGCGACCAGCTGATCGCGTTCACCGGGCCGTCGGTGGCCACGGTGACGGCCCTGCACGAGCCACGCGAACCGCGCGACTGA
- a CDS encoding glutathione S-transferase family protein yields MPTADRHVTLYHNPKSRSKGVLILLEELGADYAIERLDLQKGEQLAPEYLAINPMGKVPAIVHLQAPITEQVAIYQYLADLYPEAGLAPAMGDPRRGPYLRWLAFYGSAFEPAVLDRALKRQAPPRMLSPYADCDTVMGVVDDQLARGDYLLGERCTAADVLWGSALGWMIAFGLMDPPAPTRAYVERMAARPAVQRAQAIDAAAEA; encoded by the coding sequence ATGCCCACCGCCGACCGCCACGTGACCCTGTACCACAACCCCAAATCGCGCTCCAAGGGCGTGCTGATCCTGCTCGAGGAACTCGGCGCCGACTATGCGATCGAGCGCCTGGACCTGCAGAAGGGCGAGCAGCTGGCGCCGGAGTACCTGGCGATCAACCCGATGGGCAAGGTCCCGGCCATCGTCCACCTGCAGGCGCCCATCACCGAACAGGTGGCGATCTACCAGTACCTGGCCGACCTGTACCCCGAGGCCGGGCTGGCCCCGGCGATGGGCGACCCGCGCCGCGGGCCCTACCTGCGCTGGCTGGCGTTCTACGGCTCGGCGTTCGAGCCGGCGGTGCTCGACCGCGCGCTCAAGCGCCAGGCGCCGCCACGGATGCTCTCGCCCTATGCCGACTGCGACACGGTGATGGGCGTGGTCGACGACCAACTGGCGCGGGGCGACTACCTGCTCGGCGAGCGCTGCACCGCCGCCGACGTGCTGTGGGGCAGCGCGCTGGGCTGGATGATCGCCTTCGGCCTGATGGACCCGCCGGCGCCGACCCGCGCCTACGTCGAACGCATGGCCGCACGGCCGGCGGTGCAGCGCGCGCAGGCGATCGACGCGGCCGCCGAGGCCTGA
- the petA gene encoding ubiquinol-cytochrome c reductase iron-sulfur subunit — MANDGVNDSVNAGRRRFLTATTAVVGAVGAGFVAVPFIKSWNPSAKAKLAGAPVTADISALQEGQRLILEWRGQPIWIVKRSKAILDALPTLDGRLKDPKSEVTDQQPAYIKGEGRSIKPDISVLVGLCTHLGCSPEMVAEIRPEPYDPEWKGGYFCPCHKSRFDMAGRVFQGVPAPINLLVPPHHYQDDNTLIIGVDPSSAKGAA, encoded by the coding sequence ATGGCCAACGATGGGGTCAACGATTCTGTAAATGCAGGACGCCGCCGCTTTCTCACCGCCACCACGGCGGTGGTGGGCGCGGTTGGAGCAGGTTTCGTCGCGGTTCCTTTCATCAAGTCGTGGAACCCCAGCGCCAAGGCCAAACTGGCCGGCGCGCCGGTGACCGCCGACATCAGTGCGTTGCAGGAAGGCCAGCGCCTGATCCTGGAGTGGCGCGGTCAGCCGATCTGGATCGTCAAGCGCTCCAAGGCGATCCTGGATGCGCTGCCGACGCTGGACGGACGACTCAAGGACCCCAAGTCCGAGGTCACCGACCAACAGCCGGCCTACATCAAGGGCGAAGGTCGCTCGATCAAGCCCGACATCTCGGTGCTGGTCGGGCTGTGCACGCACCTGGGCTGCTCGCCGGAGATGGTCGCGGAGATCCGCCCCGAGCCCTACGATCCGGAGTGGAAGGGCGGCTATTTCTGCCCCTGCCACAAGTCGCGCTTCGACATGGCCGGCCGCGTGTTCCAGGGCGTGCCCGCGCCGATCAACCTGCTGGTGCCCCCGCATCACTACCAGGACGACAACACGTTGATCATCGGCGTCGATCCGAGTTCCGCGAAGGGAGCCGCCTAA
- a CDS encoding helix-turn-helix transcriptional regulator — MLERERLLAALKQLLKERGWRYADLAAAVGVSEPTIKRILSTGRMDLDRLERICEVLEIDFFELARAASGTRQSRRLLSLRQEQALADAPRLMMVFHMLCQGWRSEAIATDYGMAHAELVQLLARLDRVGLIELLPGDRTRLRVARDFSWRDDGPVRARYLAAASQEFMQDAFDAPQALLALEVRELGDASIATLRRKLERLVVEFREAADVDVSLPHERRRSVGMLVAMRPWVFSLANSLRVADTPVSATPARGGRRRARAP, encoded by the coding sequence ATGCTCGAACGCGAACGCCTGCTGGCTGCGCTGAAGCAACTGCTCAAGGAGCGCGGCTGGCGCTACGCCGATCTGGCCGCCGCGGTCGGCGTGTCGGAGCCGACGATCAAGCGCATTCTGTCGACCGGGCGGATGGACCTGGATCGGCTGGAGCGCATCTGCGAGGTGCTGGAGATCGACTTCTTCGAACTGGCGCGCGCGGCCAGCGGCACCCGCCAGTCCCGCCGCCTGCTCAGCCTGCGCCAGGAGCAGGCGCTGGCCGATGCGCCGCGCCTGATGATGGTCTTCCACATGCTGTGCCAGGGCTGGCGCAGCGAGGCGATCGCCACCGACTACGGGATGGCGCATGCCGAGCTGGTGCAACTGCTGGCGCGGCTGGACCGGGTCGGCCTGATCGAACTGCTTCCGGGCGACCGCACCCGCCTGCGGGTAGCGCGCGACTTTTCCTGGCGCGACGACGGCCCGGTGCGGGCGCGTTACCTGGCTGCCGCCAGCCAGGAATTTATGCAGGACGCGTTCGATGCGCCGCAGGCGCTGCTGGCGTTGGAGGTCCGCGAACTGGGCGATGCCTCGATCGCCACGTTGCGGCGCAAGCTGGAGCGGCTGGTGGTCGAATTCCGCGAGGCGGCGGACGTGGATGTCAGCCTGCCGCACGAACGCCGGCGCAGCGTCGGCATGCTGGTGGCGATGCGGCCATGGGTATTCTCGCTGGCCAACAGCCTGCGCGTGGCCGACACGCCCGTCTCCGCCACGCCGGCGCGCGGCGGTCGCCGGCGTGCCAGAGCACCGTAG
- a CDS encoding cytochrome bc complex cytochrome b subunit has protein sequence MADNILTRTAGNVSEWVNERAPGLMPFYRKHVGEYYAPKNFNIWYYFGSLALVVLVNQIVTGIFLTMHYKTSAAEAFNSVEYIMRDVEWGWLIRYMHSTGASLFFIVVYLHMFRGLLYGSYKKPRELVWILGMLIYLVLMAEAFMGYVLPWGQMSFWGAKVIISLFGAIPVIGNGLTEWIMGDYLPSDATLNRFFALHVIALPLVLLLLVVLHLGALHEVGSNNPDGVEIKKGPKGNRWDPNKPADGIPFHPYYTVKDMVGVGFLLLIGAFIIFFVPAFGGLFLEHDNFTEANRLVTPEHIKPVWYYTPYYAMLRVVPNKLGGVLVMFSAIAILFLVPWLDRAKVKSIRYRGWISRVMLGVLAVCFVWLGVIGSGPGTDASETYIGRVLTVLYFGFFLTMPIWTTLDRTKPVPERVTTHD, from the coding sequence ATGGCTGACAATATCCTGACCCGCACCGCGGGCAACGTGTCGGAGTGGGTGAACGAGCGCGCCCCGGGGCTGATGCCGTTCTACCGCAAGCATGTCGGCGAGTACTACGCGCCGAAGAACTTCAACATCTGGTACTACTTCGGCTCGCTGGCGCTGGTGGTGCTGGTCAACCAGATCGTCACCGGCATCTTCCTGACGATGCACTACAAGACCAGCGCGGCCGAGGCGTTCAACTCGGTCGAGTACATCATGCGCGACGTCGAGTGGGGCTGGCTGATCCGCTACATGCACTCCACCGGCGCCTCGCTGTTCTTCATCGTGGTGTACCTGCACATGTTCCGCGGCCTGCTCTACGGCAGCTACAAGAAGCCGCGCGAGCTGGTGTGGATCCTCGGCATGCTGATCTACCTGGTGCTGATGGCCGAGGCCTTCATGGGCTACGTGCTGCCGTGGGGGCAGATGTCGTTCTGGGGCGCGAAGGTGATCATCTCGCTGTTCGGCGCGATCCCGGTGATCGGCAACGGCCTGACCGAATGGATCATGGGCGACTACCTGCCGTCCGACGCCACCCTCAACCGCTTCTTCGCGCTGCACGTGATCGCGTTGCCGCTGGTGCTGCTGCTGCTGGTGGTGCTGCACCTGGGCGCGCTGCACGAGGTCGGCTCCAACAATCCCGACGGCGTGGAGATCAAGAAGGGGCCCAAGGGCAACCGCTGGGATCCGAACAAGCCGGCCGACGGCATTCCGTTCCATCCGTACTACACGGTCAAGGACATGGTCGGGGTCGGGTTCCTGCTGCTGATCGGCGCCTTCATCATCTTCTTCGTGCCGGCCTTCGGCGGCCTGTTCCTGGAGCACGACAACTTCACCGAGGCCAACCGCCTGGTCACGCCCGAGCACATCAAGCCGGTGTGGTACTACACGCCGTACTACGCGATGCTGCGGGTGGTGCCGAACAAGCTCGGCGGCGTGCTGGTGATGTTCTCGGCGATCGCGATCCTGTTCCTGGTGCCCTGGCTGGACCGCGCCAAGGTCAAGTCGATCCGCTACCGCGGCTGGATTTCGCGGGTGATGCTGGGCGTGCTGGCGGTGTGCTTCGTCTGGCTCGGGGTGATCGGTTCCGGTCCCGGCACCGATGCCAGCGAGACCTACATCGGGCGCGTGCTGACCGTGCTGTATTTCGGATTCTTCCTGACCATGCCGATCTGGACCACGCTGGACCGGACCAAGCCGGTGCCGGAGCGGGTGACCACCCATGACTAA
- a CDS encoding FAD-binding oxidoreductase: protein MLQRSQQAFAFEHGCIVVTGATHGITRRYLERHGCALQYPLARLPDLLIRLESMSPSPLPRHAECGERLLNDVHSRLNATPVRLLAPTTQAEAVAMVRACAQGGHSLIAAGARHAMGGHQFLSHGCVLDTSALDRVLAFDAERGLLTVEAGIRWPALLAWLRQHPGNARGWTIRQKQTGADDFSLGGAFAANVHGRGLRYAPFVEDVESVTLVDACGRLVHASRDTQPRLFALAAGGYGLFGLVVQLTLRLTPRRVLQRCVRLQRVAGLPHAFEQAIADGACYGDFQFAIDPASDDFLDLGVLSCYYPAPTAAVAAPVQLQADDFVRLLGMAHTAPSRAFDEYARFYLATDGQHYHCDTQQSGVYLGHYHAAVDRSLGHRGSDMITELYVPRACLSGFMARAADSLRRCAAQPVYGTVRLIEPDPTSMLCWARENWACIVFNLHVPHHPAGLAQAADAFRALIDDALHFGGSYYLTYHRWATSAQLQAAHPRIDAFLAAQREFDPRGRWRSDWYRHIVAARS, encoded by the coding sequence TTGCTTCAGCGCAGCCAGCAGGCGTTCGCGTTCGAGCATGGATGCATCGTCGTGACGGGTGCGACGCACGGTATCACAAGGCGATACCTTGAGCGCCACGGTTGCGCCTTGCAATACCCGCTGGCACGTTTGCCCGATCTCCTCATTCGGCTCGAATCCATGTCACCGTCCCCGCTCCCGCGCCACGCCGAATGCGGCGAACGACTGCTCAACGACGTGCATTCGCGGCTCAATGCCACGCCCGTGCGCCTGCTGGCGCCGACCACGCAGGCGGAGGCCGTCGCGATGGTGCGCGCCTGCGCCCAGGGCGGCCACAGCCTCATCGCCGCCGGCGCCCGCCACGCCATGGGTGGGCACCAATTCCTGTCGCATGGCTGCGTGCTGGACACCTCGGCCCTGGACCGGGTCCTCGCATTCGATGCGGAGCGCGGACTGCTGACCGTCGAAGCCGGCATCCGCTGGCCGGCGCTGCTGGCATGGCTGCGCCAGCATCCGGGCAACGCACGCGGCTGGACCATTCGGCAGAAGCAGACCGGCGCCGACGACTTCAGCCTCGGCGGCGCCTTCGCCGCGAACGTGCACGGCCGCGGGCTGCGCTATGCGCCGTTCGTGGAGGACGTCGAATCGGTGACGCTGGTCGACGCGTGCGGCCGCTTGGTACATGCCAGCCGCGATACGCAACCGCGGCTGTTCGCCTTGGCTGCCGGCGGCTACGGGCTGTTCGGCCTGGTGGTGCAACTCACCTTGCGGCTCACGCCGCGCCGGGTACTGCAGCGGTGCGTGCGCCTGCAGCGGGTGGCCGGCCTGCCGCACGCGTTCGAGCAGGCGATCGCCGACGGCGCCTGCTACGGCGATTTCCAGTTCGCCATCGATCCGGCCAGCGACGACTTCCTCGATCTGGGCGTGCTGTCGTGCTACTACCCGGCGCCGACCGCGGCGGTCGCCGCGCCCGTGCAGCTGCAGGCCGACGATTTCGTCCGGCTGCTGGGCATGGCGCATACCGCGCCCTCGCGCGCGTTCGACGAATACGCCAGGTTCTACCTGGCCACCGACGGCCAGCATTACCACTGCGATACGCAGCAAAGCGGCGTCTATCTCGGCCACTACCACGCGGCGGTGGATCGCAGCCTGGGCCATCGCGGCTCGGACATGATCACCGAACTCTATGTGCCGCGCGCATGCCTGTCCGGGTTCATGGCCCGCGCCGCTGACAGCCTGCGCCGCTGCGCCGCGCAGCCGGTCTATGGCACGGTGCGCCTGATCGAACCCGACCCCACCAGCATGCTGTGCTGGGCGCGCGAGAACTGGGCCTGCATCGTCTTCAACCTGCACGTGCCGCACCACCCGGCGGGCCTGGCGCAGGCAGCCGACGCGTTCCGCGCACTGATCGACGATGCGCTGCACTTCGGCGGCAGCTATTACCTGACCTACCACCGCTGGGCTACGTCCGCCCAGCTGCAGGCCGCGCATCCGCGCATCGACGCATTCCTCGCCGCCCAGCGCGAATTCGATCCACGCGGCCGGTGGCGCAGCGACTGGTATCGCCACATCGTCGCGGCGCGCAGCTGA